A genomic stretch from Theobroma cacao cultivar B97-61/B2 chromosome 4, Criollo_cocoa_genome_V2, whole genome shotgun sequence includes:
- the LOC108661573 gene encoding uncharacterized protein LOC108661573, giving the protein MANNLSLRSILDANKLTGPNFLDWFRNLKIILKQEKKSYVLDTPIPPVPATDANAEDKEAYQRHKDDNDRATCVMLASMTPELQKQHKHMDVQSMILHLRDLFDKEGCTKRYEISKELFQCKMVEGSSVRPHVLKMIGLIETWKIGISNGS; this is encoded by the coding sequence atggcTAATAATCTGTCATTGCGAAGCATCTTGGATGCAAATAAACTCACTGGCCCAAACTTCCTTGATTGGTTTCGGAACCTCAAGATCATCTTGAAACAGGAGAAGAAATCCTATGTCCTTGACACTCCTATTCCACCAGTCCCTGCTACTGATGCTAATGCTGAGGATAAGGAAGCATATCAACGTCATAAAGATGACAATGATCGAGCAACATGCGTGATGCTAGCCAGTATGACTCCTGAGCTTCAAAAGCAACATAAGCATATGGATGTTCAATCCATGATTCTTCACCTTAGAGATTTGTTCGATAAGGAAGGGTGCACTAAAAGATATGAGATCTCTAAAGAACTATTCCAATGCAAGATGGTAGAAGGTAGTTCTGTTAGACCCCATGTGCTGAAGATGATTGGACTCATTGAGACTTGGAAAATTGGGATTAGCAATGGATCATGA